From Acidobacteriota bacterium, one genomic window encodes:
- the prfA gene encoding peptide chain release factor 1 has protein sequence MLEKLAQIEKNYEEITEQLSAPDVTSDIAAYTTLMKQHRSLGEIVEKYREVRKMTEGLAGARELFELADDDEMREMAQTEISEIEAKLPKAEEELKFLLLPKDPNDEKNVIVEIRAGTGGDEATLFAAEVLRMYARYAERQGWKFEILEASETGVGGIKEASAVIEGDKVYSKMRYESGVHRVQRVPATETAGRVHTSAITVAVLPEAEEVDVQVDPKDLRVDYFCSSGPGGQSVNTTYSAVRLTHLPTNVVVSMQDEKSQIKNKEKAMRILRARLQELEEQKQHEALSAERKSMVGSGDRSEKIRTYNFKENRVSDHRIGLTVYQLDLVMEGALDEFINGLTTHYQTEKLKAEVKAA, from the coding sequence ATGTTAGAAAAACTTGCACAGATCGAAAAGAACTACGAAGAGATCACCGAGCAGCTTTCGGCGCCGGACGTCACTTCCGATATCGCCGCCTACACGACGCTGATGAAACAGCATCGGTCACTCGGCGAGATAGTCGAAAAATACCGCGAGGTCAGAAAGATGACCGAAGGGCTTGCGGGCGCGCGCGAACTTTTTGAACTGGCCGACGACGATGAAATGCGGGAAATGGCTCAGACGGAGATTTCCGAGATCGAGGCGAAACTGCCGAAAGCCGAAGAGGAATTGAAGTTTTTGCTCTTGCCAAAGGACCCGAACGACGAGAAAAACGTCATCGTCGAGATTCGCGCCGGCACCGGCGGCGACGAGGCAACGCTTTTTGCGGCCGAAGTCCTGCGGATGTACGCACGCTATGCCGAACGGCAGGGCTGGAAATTCGAGATTCTCGAGGCTTCGGAAACCGGTGTCGGCGGGATCAAGGAAGCCTCGGCCGTGATCGAAGGCGACAAGGTCTATTCGAAAATGCGTTACGAATCGGGAGTCCATCGCGTCCAGCGCGTTCCGGCGACGGAAACCGCAGGCCGCGTGCACACGTCGGCGATCACGGTCGCTGTCCTTCCGGAAGCCGAGGAAGTCGACGTCCAGGTCGATCCGAAAGATCTTCGCGTCGATTATTTCTGCTCGAGCGGTCCCGGCGGCCAATCTGTCAACACAACCTATTCGGCCGTTCGCCTGACCCATTTGCCGACCAACGTCGTGGTTTCGATGCAGGACGAAAAATCGCAGATCAAGAATAAGGAAAAGGCGATGCGAATCCTGCGGGCGCGTCTCCAGGAACTCGAAGAGCAGAAACAGCACGAAGCACTTTCGGCCGAACGCAAGTCAATGGTCGGCAGCGGCGACCGCTCCGAAAAGATCCGGACCTATAATTTCAAGGAAAACCGCGTTTCGGACCATCGCATCGGCCTTACGGTCTATCAACTCGACCTCGTGATGGAAGGCGCCCTCGACGAGTTCATCAACGGCCTGACGACGCATTACCAAACGGAGAAGCTCAAGGCCGAAGTAAAGGCAGCCTGA
- a CDS encoding alpha/beta hydrolase — MFPIILAHGIARFDILRELLAAEIGLPPNPLDDQFQYFRNIRTYLNDHGFNEVFNTNVDFAGSLELRSEQLKLRVDGVIDRTGAEKVHIIAHSMGGLDARRMIVDLEMAGRVASLTTIGTPHLGTVLADQVIANGGTMLIEALEKAVNIDLDGFRDLTTGACDEFNRRAEDAEAENAVFYQTFASSQKSRNVFLPLLPSWFAIRALDGANDGLVSARSQRWKSELAGSGGQRKPIRRNEFPIPADHLNQVGWWDWQEAVSPLLGAGYANQRASYEKRVKDVYLAIARGLAELP; from the coding sequence ATGTTCCCTATAATCCTAGCCCACGGAATTGCGCGCTTCGACATACTTCGTGAACTGCTCGCCGCCGAGATCGGTCTGCCGCCTAATCCGCTTGACGATCAGTTTCAGTACTTTCGAAACATCAGAACCTACCTGAACGACCACGGATTCAATGAGGTTTTCAACACCAATGTCGATTTCGCCGGATCATTGGAGCTTCGTTCCGAACAACTGAAACTGCGGGTCGACGGTGTCATCGATCGGACCGGCGCCGAAAAAGTCCACATCATCGCGCACAGTATGGGCGGGCTCGACGCGCGGCGAATGATCGTCGATCTCGAAATGGCCGGGCGCGTGGCGAGTTTGACGACGATCGGGACACCGCATCTCGGAACTGTCCTCGCCGATCAAGTAATTGCGAACGGCGGAACGATGCTCATCGAAGCCCTCGAAAAAGCGGTCAATATCGACCTCGACGGTTTTCGTGATCTGACGACCGGGGCGTGCGATGAATTCAACCGTCGGGCGGAAGACGCCGAAGCCGAAAATGCCGTTTTCTATCAAACATTCGCGAGCTCGCAGAAGAGCCGAAACGTGTTCCTTCCGCTGCTTCCTTCGTGGTTTGCGATTAGAGCGCTTGACGGTGCGAACGACGGACTGGTCTCGGCGCGGTCGCAGCGGTGGAAAAGCGAACTCGCAGGATCAGGCGGACAGAGAAAACCGATTAGGCGAAACGAGTTTCCGATTCCGGCAGATCATCTCAACCAGGTTGGCTGGTGGGACTGGCAGGAAGCCGTAAGCCCACTTCTTGGTGCAGGTTATGCGAATCAAAGAGCGAGCTATGAGAAACGCGTCAAAGACGTCTATCTCGCGATCGCCCGCGGTCTCGCCGAACTGCCGTGA
- a CDS encoding histidine phosphatase family protein yields the protein MRVTRLYLIRHGQSAGNAEGRFGGHSATPLSELGFHQAKTTAEALARERIDAIYSSDLLRAVQTAKPLSDLLSLPIIQTPAFRERHVGILEGLTFDESKERHPDDYYALVNRNINHIITKGESYRQLLRRVNGELQNIVDDHKGERVAIFSHTGAICYMTLQMIGAINRFTKQTPWLVTSNCGINRFEIRGRNNIRVLALNDTKHLHQATGNDAFAAR from the coding sequence ATGCGAGTGACCCGACTTTATCTGATCCGCCACGGACAATCCGCGGGAAACGCCGAAGGACGTTTCGGCGGACATTCGGCGACCCCTTTGTCGGAACTCGGGTTTCACCAGGCAAAGACGACGGCCGAAGCGCTCGCGCGGGAACGTATCGACGCGATCTACTCAAGCGATCTTCTGCGCGCCGTGCAGACGGCAAAGCCGCTGTCCGACCTGCTCAGCCTTCCGATCATACAAACTCCCGCCTTTCGGGAACGACACGTCGGAATCCTTGAAGGGTTGACGTTTGACGAGTCGAAAGAGCGTCATCCGGACGACTATTACGCGCTCGTCAATCGAAACATCAACCACATCATCACCAAGGGCGAGAGCTATCGGCAATTGCTTCGGCGCGTCAACGGCGAGCTTCAAAACATCGTCGACGACCATAAAGGCGAACGGGTCGCGATCTTTTCGCACACCGGCGCAATCTGCTATATGACGCTGCAGATGATCGGCGCGATCAATCGCTTTACCAAACAGACTCCCTGGCTCGTGACCTCGAACTGCGGCATCAACCGATTCGAGATCCGCGGCAGAAACAACATCCGCGTCCTCGCCCTCAACGATACGAAACATCTGCATCAGGCAACCGGGAACGACGCTTTCGCCGCCCGTTAG
- a CDS encoding FAD-dependent oxidoreductase — protein sequence MSTKNVQFDIVIIGGGPAGLSATMWADELGLSAIVLERSGEPGGQLLETYNPIKNHLGIEAENGREMRDIFLRQLAGRNLSIRTGAGVGAIDAARRAATLANGDEVNGRALILATGVRRRRLGVDGEAEFAGRGVIDSGKRNAEAVRGKHVVIIGGGDAALENVHILAANAATVTLVHRRSNFSARDEFLAPALRLPNVRMLTDTVVERIVGTEVVESVCLRGLRDGRTEAVAADAVLIRIGVEPNTELIKGQINTDPAGYICVDSEGRTSETGVYAIGDCANPAAPTISSAVGAGATAVKSIFCWINQ from the coding sequence ATGTCAACCAAAAACGTACAATTCGACATCGTCATCATCGGCGGCGGACCGGCTGGTCTGTCGGCGACGATGTGGGCCGACGAACTCGGACTTTCGGCGATCGTTCTCGAGCGTTCGGGCGAACCCGGCGGACAACTCCTCGAAACCTACAATCCGATCAAAAATCATCTCGGGATCGAGGCTGAAAACGGCCGCGAAATGCGCGATATCTTTCTGCGCCAACTCGCCGGGCGAAACCTGTCGATCCGAACCGGAGCCGGCGTTGGTGCGATCGACGCGGCCCGCCGCGCGGCAACATTGGCGAATGGGGACGAAGTGAATGGCCGCGCATTGATTCTCGCGACCGGCGTACGACGGAGGCGTTTGGGAGTCGATGGCGAGGCGGAGTTCGCCGGGCGCGGTGTCATCGACTCAGGCAAGCGGAATGCCGAAGCCGTCCGGGGCAAGCACGTCGTGATCATCGGCGGCGGCGACGCAGCGCTCGAAAACGTCCATATACTGGCGGCGAATGCGGCAACCGTGACGCTCGTCCATCGCCGATCGAATTTCAGTGCGCGCGACGAATTCCTGGCTCCCGCGCTCCGGCTTCCGAATGTTCGTATGTTGACCGATACGGTAGTCGAACGCATCGTCGGCACGGAAGTCGTCGAATCGGTGTGTTTGCGCGGTCTTCGCGACGGTCGGACAGAGGCCGTGGCCGCTGACGCGGTTCTCATTCGGATCGGGGTCGAACCCAACACGGAACTCATTAAGGGTCAGATCAACACGGATCCGGCGGGCTACATTTGCGTCGATTCCGAAGGCCGAACCTCGGAGACTGGCGTTTACGCGATCGGCGATTGCGCCAATCCCGCAGCCCCGACGATAAGCTCCGCGGTGGGCGCCGGCGCGACCGCTGTAAAGTCAATTTTTTGTTGGATTAATCAGTAA
- a CDS encoding calcineurin, producing the protein MAKARMVEWYNPMQLLRTAKKTAFSTIIGENADPRLVNAPSSYGKFFDYSVLLKRTTVGEFEETTDLRNEIWIDYVADVGDGWNPTYAVAYSLAQKSLSVDDETLPRGEVLIFGGDQVYPTATSEEYENRLTNPYRTAFASVGDPAAEFGPNADLRVEPHVFALPGNHDWYDSLVSFYKIFCTHLFNCRRFANAWVTRQKRSYFALKLPGKWWLIGADLQLSHNLDVRQLQYFESIAAKFEAGDRIILCVPEPFWVKALKYRNMTDFFQKKEETLERLERTLTSTKIHPDDPPKIRLYLAGDLHHYRRFESEDGERTQKITAGGGGAFLHPTHDFDFDAAFAGKEKSENDFTLEKEYPDAATSRGLDWFNLFGFGWRNKTFGIFTAIVYPILALLIHGDARGAFDWTTLFRATIDRLVEEPLSLLLVVLLIGGLIFFTDSNSRFQKWIGGFQHALAHLTAAFILGWLAFFLALKFMGTTPGGYVAYRAAHATRANLCWFASVVGVGAVGGYFIGSLLMGIYLFVSLHIFGRHDNEAFSALKIQDFKNFLRLHIDREGGLTIYPFKIERVPRKWIDDGEKCRPATPFEPELIETPIKIS; encoded by the coding sequence ATGGCAAAAGCGCGAATGGTCGAATGGTATAACCCGATGCAACTGCTTCGGACGGCCAAGAAGACGGCATTTTCGACGATTATCGGCGAGAACGCGGATCCGCGGTTGGTGAATGCGCCGTCGTCTTACGGAAAGTTCTTTGACTACTCGGTTCTTCTCAAACGCACCACCGTCGGGGAATTCGAGGAAACGACCGATCTGCGAAACGAGATCTGGATCGATTATGTGGCCGACGTCGGCGACGGTTGGAATCCGACCTACGCGGTCGCCTATTCGTTGGCGCAAAAAAGCCTGAGTGTTGACGACGAGACTCTCCCGCGGGGTGAAGTCTTGATTTTCGGCGGCGATCAGGTTTATCCGACGGCGACGTCCGAAGAGTATGAGAACCGCCTCACGAATCCATATCGTACGGCCTTTGCGTCCGTCGGGGATCCTGCCGCCGAGTTTGGCCCGAACGCCGATTTAAGAGTCGAACCGCACGTCTTTGCGCTTCCCGGAAACCACGATTGGTACGACAGTCTGGTGTCGTTTTACAAGATCTTCTGCACTCATCTGTTTAATTGCCGGAGATTTGCGAATGCCTGGGTAACACGTCAGAAGCGCAGTTATTTTGCTTTGAAACTTCCGGGAAAATGGTGGTTGATCGGCGCGGATCTCCAGCTTTCGCATAATCTCGACGTCCGCCAGCTTCAATACTTCGAGTCGATCGCGGCAAAATTCGAAGCGGGGGACCGGATCATTCTCTGTGTGCCCGAGCCGTTTTGGGTCAAGGCCTTGAAGTACCGGAACATGACCGATTTCTTCCAGAAGAAAGAGGAAACTCTCGAACGCCTCGAAAGGACGCTGACGTCAACCAAGATCCATCCCGACGATCCTCCGAAGATCCGGCTCTATCTTGCCGGCGACCTTCATCATTACCGCCGGTTCGAATCCGAAGACGGCGAGCGGACGCAGAAGATCACGGCGGGCGGCGGCGGCGCTTTTCTTCATCCGACCCACGATTTCGATTTCGATGCCGCGTTTGCCGGAAAGGAAAAGTCGGAAAACGACTTCACGCTCGAAAAGGAGTATCCGGACGCCGCGACATCGAGGGGACTTGATTGGTTCAACCTCTTTGGCTTCGGTTGGCGAAACAAAACCTTCGGAATTTTCACGGCGATCGTCTATCCGATCCTGGCGCTTCTGATTCACGGCGATGCGCGCGGCGCGTTCGATTGGACGACGCTCTTCCGCGCGACCATCGACCGTCTGGTCGAAGAGCCACTTTCGTTGCTCCTGGTCGTGCTTCTGATCGGCGGACTGATCTTCTTTACGGATTCGAATTCCCGGTTTCAAAAATGGATCGGCGGATTCCAGCACGCGCTCGCGCATCTGACAGCGGCGTTCATTCTCGGCTGGCTCGCCTTTTTTCTGGCGTTGAAATTTATGGGCACGACGCCCGGAGGTTATGTGGCGTATCGCGCTGCTCACGCGACCCGGGCGAATCTTTGTTGGTTTGCTTCGGTTGTCGGTGTCGGCGCGGTCGGCGGTTATTTCATCGGATCGTTGCTGATGGGAATCTATCTTTTCGTCTCGCTCCATATATTCGGCCGCCACGACAACGAGGCGTTTTCGGCGCTCAAGATCCAGGATTTCAAGAATTTTCTGCGGCTTCATATCGACCGCGAAGGCGGACTCACGATTTATCCATTCAAGATAGAACGTGTGCCGCGAAAATGGATCGACGACGGCGAGAAGTGCCGGCCGGCAACGCCGTTCGAGCCCGAATTGATCGAAACCCCGATCAAGATCAGCTGA
- a CDS encoding carboxypeptidase regulatory-like domain-containing protein, whose protein sequence is MIRSNFIKRSFAALTALTLAVLMAISVSAQSGTTSINGAVTDQVGAAVPGATVKLTNPDTGFSRTVTTNSDGVYAFSSILPGTYTIEVEAAKFKKVIKREVKASVDSTIAVNISLEPGEVSAVVDVTGGDIESVINTQDATVGNNFVAQQIQQLPTDSRNIPDLLSLQPGVTKEGYVSGGRSDQANITLDGIDVNDQQTGAAFSSILRITAESIEEFRITTTNPNANQGRSSGAQISLITRGGTNKWRGALFEFHRPELGSANNFFNNAAGRYTSADFAVQNGTAVAGDERVPRPNLKRNIFGGAIGGPILKDKLFFFYSYEAYRERQSISVVRTVPTASLGRGELKFIGSTGALVTLTRAQLDAIFPVVLMNPASIAVLADAARKYPVNDNSVGDELNTGGYRFNAPAPVDLNTHIARFDWNISENQSLAFRANYQQDSSLQARYLPDTISPEFWSHPTGFGASHNWTINNHKVNNFRYGFTRQAFTSGGDSTENGITFRFVFQPKAFSNALSRITELQNFTDDFTWIAGQHTFQFGGNVRLISNKRESLASAYDFATANPSFYESSGRVLDRPITAAGFTVPASSRTSVQNAVSALIGRFSQYNGNFNYDISGNILPTGTSIVRNFATEEYDSYFQDIWKPFRNLTLTMGIRYALSRPVYEKDGLQVVPNQRLGDYFERRAASAAAGTAFNELIQFELGGPKNNAPGFYSMDWNNWQPRVAAAWSPNFKNKILKAIFGGENEATFRGGFAMTNDYFGQQLAVTFDGLTTLGFTTSDSIAANTYNVTTNPAPRFTNFGQSIRTLPNISAPNRFLTPADEDQRIESSLDQTLVSPQHYTWSFTYGRQLPKGMYVEATYTGRKAKNLLATRDIMALNNLVDRVSGMDWYTAAGRLHDLRAANTPIENVAPIPYFERLFPGLGGAYTGEAFTSTQEVYALVARDWFDILDWTYVQLLIDDDPNGTNLWRNHFFHPQYAAFSAFSTVAKSDYHGGSLSFRQRLGNTLSYDVNYTFSKSFDNASGLQTAGTYGSAFILNPLRPDDNYSLSDFDVRHVVNANFILEMPFGKGRQFFSNMNSVADAFLGGWQLSGIFRWNTGLPTQTPFDSAQWATNWNVQSNGVRVRPVNGTVVRSTGNIFSDPIGAYQSFRNARPGETGDRNVLRDPGYSAMDMGLSKSFNMPWEGHKLQFRWEVFNITNTQYFQTTNVTRGSLGLGQDPEITEPSSEFGKIFTDIQGQPRRMQFGLRYSF, encoded by the coding sequence ATGATTAGGAGCAACTTTATCAAACGGTCATTCGCGGCTCTAACCGCATTGACTCTCGCCGTTCTGATGGCCATCAGCGTCAGCGCTCAGTCGGGAACGACGAGCATCAACGGCGCCGTCACGGACCAGGTCGGCGCGGCCGTTCCGGGGGCGACTGTCAAACTGACGAATCCCGACACCGGATTTTCGCGAACTGTCACGACCAATAGTGACGGTGTCTACGCTTTTTCTTCGATCCTTCCCGGCACTTACACGATCGAGGTCGAAGCGGCGAAGTTCAAGAAAGTGATCAAGCGAGAGGTCAAAGCATCGGTTGACTCGACCATCGCGGTGAATATTTCACTCGAGCCGGGTGAGGTTTCGGCGGTTGTCGATGTGACCGGCGGCGACATTGAATCGGTCATCAATACGCAGGATGCGACGGTTGGCAACAACTTTGTCGCCCAACAGATCCAGCAGTTGCCGACCGACTCGCGCAACATCCCCGACCTGCTCAGCCTGCAGCCCGGCGTAACCAAGGAAGGTTATGTTTCCGGCGGCCGCAGCGACCAGGCGAATATCACGCTTGACGGCATCGACGTCAACGATCAGCAGACCGGCGCGGCATTCTCGTCGATTCTTCGCATCACGGCGGAGTCGATCGAAGAGTTCCGCATCACGACGACCAACCCGAATGCAAATCAGGGCCGTTCGTCAGGCGCTCAGATCTCGCTCATTACCCGCGGCGGCACGAACAAATGGCGCGGGGCGCTCTTCGAATTCCACCGTCCGGAACTCGGATCGGCCAACAATTTCTTCAACAATGCGGCCGGCCGTTACACTTCGGCCGACTTCGCCGTACAGAACGGTACGGCAGTTGCGGGCGACGAAAGGGTTCCGCGTCCGAACCTGAAGAGAAACATTTTCGGCGGCGCGATCGGCGGCCCGATCCTCAAAGACAAGCTTTTCTTCTTCTATTCGTACGAAGCCTATCGCGAACGCCAGTCGATCTCGGTCGTGCGCACCGTTCCGACGGCGAGCCTTGGACGCGGCGAATTGAAGTTCATCGGAAGCACCGGCGCGCTGGTGACGCTCACGAGAGCGCAACTCGACGCGATCTTCCCGGTCGTGCTTATGAACCCTGCGTCGATCGCGGTTTTGGCGGACGCGGCGAGAAAGTACCCGGTAAACGACAATTCGGTCGGCGACGAACTCAACACCGGCGGCTATCGCTTCAACGCTCCGGCACCGGTCGATCTGAATACGCATATTGCGCGCTTCGACTGGAACATCAGCGAAAATCAGTCGCTGGCATTCCGTGCCAATTACCAGCAGGATTCGTCCTTGCAGGCGCGGTATTTGCCGGACACGATCTCGCCGGAGTTCTGGAGCCATCCGACCGGCTTTGGGGCCAGCCACAACTGGACCATCAATAACCACAAGGTGAACAATTTCCGATACGGCTTTACGCGTCAGGCGTTTACGTCTGGCGGCGATTCGACCGAAAACGGGATCACTTTCCGTTTTGTGTTCCAACCTAAGGCTTTCAGCAACGCTTTGAGCCGCATCACGGAACTTCAGAATTTCACCGACGACTTTACGTGGATCGCGGGCCAGCATACGTTTCAATTCGGCGGCAACGTCCGATTGATCAGCAACAAACGGGAGAGCCTGGCGAGTGCATACGATTTCGCGACCGCGAACCCGTCATTTTATGAGTCATCGGGTCGTGTTCTCGATCGTCCGATAACCGCCGCGGGTTTCACGGTGCCTGCATCGTCCCGGACGTCCGTTCAAAACGCCGTTTCGGCGTTGATCGGAAGATTCTCCCAATACAATGGCAACTTCAACTACGATATCTCGGGCAACATTCTCCCGACCGGAACATCGATCGTCCGCAACTTTGCCACCGAGGAATACGACTCCTATTTCCAGGATATCTGGAAGCCGTTCCGCAACCTGACGCTGACGATGGGTATTCGCTACGCACTTAGCCGTCCGGTTTATGAGAAGGACGGTTTACAGGTCGTTCCGAACCAACGCCTTGGCGACTACTTCGAACGTCGTGCTGCCAGCGCGGCGGCCGGGACCGCGTTCAACGAGCTTATTCAGTTCGAACTCGGCGGACCGAAGAACAACGCTCCGGGCTTTTACAGTATGGACTGGAACAACTGGCAGCCGCGTGTTGCGGCAGCTTGGTCGCCGAACTTCAAGAACAAGATCCTGAAGGCGATCTTCGGTGGTGAGAACGAAGCGACGTTCCGCGGCGGCTTCGCGATGACCAACGACTATTTCGGTCAGCAGTTGGCCGTTACGTTCGACGGGCTGACGACGCTCGGCTTCACGACTTCGGATTCGATCGCGGCGAACACGTACAACGTGACCACGAATCCGGCACCGAGGTTCACGAACTTCGGCCAGTCAATTCGGACGCTGCCGAACATTTCGGCTCCGAACCGCTTCCTGACGCCGGCGGACGAAGATCAGCGCATTGAATCGTCACTCGATCAAACGCTGGTTTCACCGCAGCACTATACCTGGAGCTTCACGTACGGTCGTCAGCTTCCGAAGGGTATGTACGTTGAGGCGACCTACACCGGCCGCAAAGCCAAGAACCTCTTGGCGACCCGCGACATTATGGCGCTCAACAACCTGGTTGACCGCGTTTCGGGTATGGACTGGTACACGGCCGCCGGCAGACTGCACGATCTTCGCGCGGCGAACACGCCGATCGAGAACGTTGCTCCGATCCCGTATTTCGAACGTTTGTTCCCGGGACTCGGCGGTGCCTATACCGGCGAGGCTTTCACGTCGACGCAGGAAGTTTACGCTCTTGTTGCGCGTGACTGGTTCGATATTTTGGACTGGACCTACGTTCAGCTCTTGATTGACGACGACCCGAACGGCACGAATCTTTGGAGGAACCATTTCTTCCATCCGCAGTATGCGGCGTTTTCGGCGTTCAGCACCGTTGCCAAGTCGGACTATCACGGCGGATCGCTTTCGTTCCGCCAGCGCCTCGGCAATACGTTGAGCTACGACGTCAACTACACGTTTTCGAAGTCGTTCGACAATGCGTCTGGTCTGCAGACGGCCGGAACGTATGGTTCGGCGTTCATTCTGAATCCGCTCCGTCCGGACGATAACTACTCGTTGTCCGATTTCGACGTGCGTCACGTTGTCAATGCCAACTTCATTCTCGAAATGCCGTTCGGCAAGGGGCGTCAGTTCTTCAGCAATATGAACTCGGTGGCCGATGCCTTCCTCGGCGGTTGGCAGCTTTCGGGTATTTTCCGTTGGAACACCGGTTTGCCGACCCAAACGCCGTTTGACTCGGCACAGTGGGCGACGAACTGGAACGTCCAGTCGAACGGTGTTCGCGTTCGTCCGGTCAACGGAACGGTTGTCCGTTCGACGGGCAATATCTTCAGCGACCCGATCGGTGCGTACCAGTCGTTCAGAAATGCCCGTCCGGGCGAAACCGGCGACCGCAACGTTCTTCGCGATCCCGGCTATTCAGCGATGGATATGGGACTTTCGAAGTCGTTCAATATGCCCTGGGAAGGTCACAAGCTGCAGTTCCGTTGGGAAGTTTTCAACATCACCAACACGCAGTACTTCCAGACGACGAACGTGACACGCGGTTCGCTCGGTCTCGGCCAGGATCCGGAGATTACCGAACCCAGCTCGGAGTTCGGCAAGATCTTCACGGATATTCAGGGCCAGCCGCGCCGAATGCAGTTTGGTCTGCGTTATTCGTTCTAG
- a CDS encoding DUF1385 domain-containing protein yields MRKFLHLFLSIEKDLIVGGQAVMEGVMMRTPSAYAIACRRADGTIVTTAERLPRWSDKYKWMNIPVLRGGATLIQSMALGIKALNFSAKIFEEDLEAKEKAKKTGFETIPILVDGTTDEDFLKAKAKVVMPKKSKDKKASQSAGAVGSIIFALAFNIALFIVAPLVLTNLLFMWLGWAPLPTIAADASWLEFIKAYVWKIKLDSFGGWVGFNLIDGLIRMLFFIIMIFSMSFLKDIRRVFEYHGAEHKTVFNWESGLDLSVDNARPQRRQHPRCGTSFLMVVMLVAIVLFSVINFEAMWLNLIVRIALMPLVAGLSYEVIRYAAKKESGAIFKLMTLPGLWLQNITTQEPDDDQLEVAIVSLNESLRLEPQN; encoded by the coding sequence ATGAGAAAGTTTCTGCATTTATTCCTGTCGATTGAGAAAGACCTGATCGTTGGCGGTCAGGCGGTGATGGAAGGCGTGATGATGCGCACGCCGTCAGCGTACGCGATCGCGTGCCGGCGCGCGGACGGAACCATCGTCACGACGGCTGAAAGACTGCCGCGCTGGAGCGACAAGTATAAATGGATGAACATCCCGGTTCTGAGGGGCGGCGCGACGCTGATTCAATCGATGGCGCTCGGCATCAAGGCGCTGAATTTCTCGGCGAAGATCTTCGAAGAGGACCTCGAAGCCAAAGAGAAGGCGAAGAAAACGGGTTTTGAGACGATTCCTATTCTAGTTGACGGCACGACCGACGAGGACTTTCTCAAGGCGAAGGCAAAGGTCGTGATGCCGAAAAAGTCAAAAGACAAGAAGGCGTCGCAGTCGGCCGGGGCGGTCGGTTCGATCATCTTCGCGCTGGCGTTCAACATCGCGTTGTTTATAGTCGCACCGCTCGTGCTGACGAATCTGCTGTTTATGTGGCTCGGCTGGGCGCCATTGCCGACGATCGCGGCAGATGCAAGCTGGCTTGAATTCATCAAGGCCTACGTTTGGAAGATCAAACTCGATTCGTTTGGCGGATGGGTCGGCTTCAACCTTATCGACGGTCTGATCCGGATGTTGTTTTTCATCATAATGATCTTCTCGATGTCGTTCCTGAAGGACATCCGAAGAGTTTTCGAATATCACGGCGCCGAGCATAAAACGGTTTTCAATTGGGAATCCGGATTAGATCTCTCGGTCGATAACGCCCGTCCGCAGCGCCGGCAGCATCCGCGCTGCGGAACCTCGTTCCTGATGGTCGTGATGCTCGTCGCGATCGTTCTTTTCTCGGTCATCAATTTCGAGGCGATGTGGTTGAACCTGATCGTTCGAATCGCCTTGATGCCGCTCGTCGCCGGTCTCTCTTATGAAGTGATTCGCTATGCCGCGAAGAAAGAATCCGGCGCGATCTTCAAATTGATGACGCTGCCGGGGCTTTGGCTGCAGAACATTACGACGCAGGAACCGGATGACGATCAACTCGAAGTCGCGATCGTTTCGCTGAACGAGTCACTCAGATTGGAACCGCAGAACTAG
- a CDS encoding response regulator produces MSKNRRILVVDDSPTVRKLISSKLEKCGHEVVCAIDGLDALEKLNGLTPDLILLDITMPRMDGYQVCKLIRNNAEMKDVPVVMISGKDGFFDKVRGRMAGTTDYITKPFGPETLMKTVENYLS; encoded by the coding sequence ATGTCAAAGAACCGCAGGATCCTGGTGGTCGACGACAGCCCGACGGTCCGCAAGCTGATCTCGAGCAAACTCGAAAAATGCGGCCATGAAGTTGTCTGCGCCATCGACGGGCTTGACGCACTTGAGAAGCTGAACGGCTTGACGCCGGATCTGATCTTGCTCGATATCACGATGCCGCGGATGGATGGTTATCAGGTTTGCAAGTTGATTCGAAACAACGCCGAGATGAAAGACGTTCCGGTGGTAATGATCTCCGGCAAGGACGGATTCTTCGACAAGGTTCGCGGTCGAATGGCCGGCACGACGGACTACATCACCAAACCCTTCGGCCCTGAAACACTGATGAAGACCGTTGAAAACTACCTGAGCTAA